One genomic region from Leptospira tipperaryensis encodes:
- a CDS encoding SpoIIE family protein phosphatase, with protein sequence MNHQFRTFAYTFILILLFQTSLFSQNSIDLVKNCDEEGSCKPKEWRILDRFESRFLKEDFVPDSEWKNVQTFPIWVNKLYSHNSSLHTFTFYTEFDLPNRFVESPLEPGIRLGEIGEVFEIYINGKIIAKEGEVSKEKVIFHRTVRGQVYEIDREILKPKGNRLVVKISGDPKYDHTGFYLISGYEIGYYKELIYKEQDRIALVLIGIYITTGLYHLFLFLKRRKERHNFSFGLFALSLGLYIYTRSSAVFENPIDSTTIQRIELIGLYICISSYFTFMSQLFYGKTFSLIRYYSIFNAILIIPTLFAPMYISEYLLRLWQMGAIFYAVPVNFYVLIKGMRLKLPAAKRLFLGTVIITFTAIFDVLDSLFFNTGFALSKYGFFFYVMGIATILAERFSELHAKTEELNSNLEQRVEERTRELTDTLDKMSKLKDQQDGDYFLTSLLINPLGQNNAESENVKIEFFIKQKKQFHFKNLRNEIGGDLCKTESIILKGRRVTVFFNADAMGKSMQGAGGALVLGAVFKSIIERTRFSAFMKDLYPERWLKNAFIELHRVFESFEGSMLVSIVLGVIEDDTGFTYYMNAEHPYSILYRDGIASFLGENVFYRKLGSQLVEGTLSVQTFQFMPGDILFNGSDGRDDILLENIDGKKNMNYDETRILRIVEESKGDLERINSQLEREGVLTDDLSIMRIEWNGTVPKRVKIKLAKKDKKSLDKFFTEIRDGRQAHPAAVKELSLAYFRLREYDKASFCAHEYLKAVPSDDSMLGYTSRMLRKSGQMNQSVDVGERLRIRDPKNVRNLRNLIRAYKGLNNAERIIKLEEILNATVSKNKNPKSIPL encoded by the coding sequence ATGAATCATCAGTTTAGAACTTTCGCATATACTTTCATCCTGATTCTCCTTTTTCAAACGTCACTTTTTTCGCAAAACTCGATCGATCTGGTAAAGAACTGCGATGAAGAAGGGAGTTGTAAACCCAAGGAATGGAGAATTTTAGATCGATTTGAAAGTCGTTTTTTAAAAGAAGACTTCGTTCCCGATTCCGAATGGAAGAATGTTCAGACGTTTCCGATTTGGGTGAACAAACTCTACTCGCACAATTCTTCCCTTCATACGTTTACCTTTTATACTGAGTTCGATTTACCGAATCGGTTTGTGGAAAGTCCTTTAGAACCTGGAATTCGTTTGGGAGAAATCGGAGAAGTTTTCGAAATTTACATCAACGGCAAAATTATCGCCAAAGAAGGAGAGGTTTCGAAAGAAAAAGTAATCTTTCATAGAACCGTTCGCGGTCAGGTTTATGAAATCGATCGTGAAATTCTAAAACCGAAAGGAAACCGCTTAGTCGTAAAAATTTCGGGAGATCCGAAATACGATCATACCGGATTTTATCTAATCTCGGGATATGAAATCGGATATTATAAAGAACTCATATACAAAGAGCAGGATCGGATCGCCCTCGTTCTGATCGGAATCTATATCACCACCGGGCTCTATCATCTTTTTCTTTTTCTAAAACGAAGAAAGGAAAGACACAACTTTTCCTTCGGTCTTTTTGCCCTTTCGCTCGGACTTTATATTTATACGAGATCTTCCGCGGTTTTTGAAAACCCGATCGATTCTACGACGATCCAAAGAATCGAATTGATCGGATTGTATATTTGTATTTCGAGTTATTTTACGTTTATGAGTCAACTTTTCTACGGAAAAACATTTTCACTGATTCGTTACTATTCGATCTTCAACGCGATCCTCATAATTCCGACTCTTTTTGCGCCGATGTATATCTCCGAATACTTGCTGAGACTTTGGCAAATGGGTGCGATCTTTTACGCGGTGCCGGTTAACTTCTATGTTTTGATCAAGGGTATGCGTCTGAAACTTCCCGCGGCAAAAAGATTGTTTTTGGGCACCGTCATCATCACGTTTACCGCTATCTTTGACGTTTTGGATTCATTGTTTTTTAATACTGGTTTTGCTCTTAGTAAATACGGATTTTTCTTTTACGTGATGGGAATCGCGACCATTCTTGCGGAACGGTTCAGCGAATTACACGCGAAAACCGAAGAACTCAACTCCAATCTGGAACAAAGAGTGGAAGAAAGAACGAGAGAACTTACGGACACTCTCGACAAGATGAGTAAACTCAAGGATCAACAAGACGGAGATTACTTTCTTACTTCTTTGCTCATCAATCCTCTGGGACAAAACAACGCCGAAAGCGAGAACGTTAAGATAGAATTTTTTATCAAACAAAAGAAACAGTTTCATTTTAAGAATCTCCGAAACGAAATCGGAGGCGATCTTTGCAAAACGGAAAGTATCATTCTCAAGGGAAGAAGGGTCACCGTATTTTTCAACGCGGACGCGATGGGAAAATCGATGCAAGGGGCCGGCGGAGCTTTGGTCTTGGGCGCGGTTTTCAAATCGATCATCGAAAGAACCCGTTTCAGCGCTTTTATGAAAGATCTTTATCCGGAACGATGGTTGAAAAACGCATTCATAGAATTGCATAGAGTTTTTGAAAGTTTCGAAGGTTCCATGCTGGTTTCGATCGTACTCGGAGTCATCGAAGACGACACCGGCTTTACATACTACATGAACGCGGAACATCCGTATTCCATTCTCTATCGAGACGGAATCGCTTCCTTTTTGGGCGAGAATGTTTTTTACAGAAAACTCGGATCCCAACTCGTAGAAGGAACTCTTTCCGTTCAGACGTTTCAGTTTATGCCGGGAGACATTCTCTTCAACGGATCGGATGGAAGAGACGATATTCTTTTAGAAAACATCGACGGCAAAAAGAATATGAACTACGATGAGACAAGAATTCTTCGCATAGTGGAAGAATCCAAAGGTGATCTGGAAAGAATCAATTCTCAACTCGAAAGAGAAGGAGTTCTTACCGACGACCTTTCCATTATGAGAATTGAATGGAACGGAACTGTTCCCAAAAGAGTAAAGATCAAACTCGCCAAAAAGGATAAGAAGTCCTTGGATAAATTTTTTACCGAAATCAGAGACGGAAGACAGGCCCATCCGGCCGCGGTAAAGGAACTCAGCTTGGCTTACTTTCGTTTGAGAGAATACGACAAAGCATCTTTTTGCGCGCATGAATATTTGAAAGCGGTTCCTTCCGACGATAGTATGCTGGGATATACTTCTCGAATGTTGAGAAAATCGGGACAAATGAATCAGTCCGTCGACGTCGGAGAACGTTTGCGAATTCGAGATCCGAAAAACGTCCGAAATCTGAGGAATCTCATTCGAGCTTACAAAGGATTAAACAACGCGGAAAGAATTATCAAGTTAGAAGAAATTCTCAACGCTACCGTTTCTAAAAATAAAAATCCGAAATCGATTCCTCTTTGA